A single region of the Sphaeramia orbicularis chromosome 6, fSphaOr1.1, whole genome shotgun sequence genome encodes:
- the zfc3h1 gene encoding zinc finger C3H1 domain-containing protein isoform X4 — MERKSGNRSPTEEGELEDGEICDDETEESVPIRLGDGSRPGGGVSLRTRKPHQHPRNMPPHIGHQPQDFRLLMPFNLGPLVHGPFPPSHRHSGPDRPPSPPPPLLPLPLTPPPGLVPHGEPSPRSNFWERSHGALGRFRHRAMPNGGRGEWNRGNRGEGNTRGLLGRYGPGEIHGNKKDSPSRKQKPLGRNQSRKPAYNVAKSENSVDESFEDLLSKYKQIQLELECIRKEETMALEPKVSPARDVTPDNTTSVGETKPETVCVQSPAGTEEIGELEKEEKKVFQAFNIKPLRQKIPIPPNLDELKKKWAEQNDTTDGEKEGEEERTTEEGTQTDQKIDKEGEETAAKMTCSCCSEETEKDETGKVKKACTCRRGSSASSEESPTSPDKPVLKVEEEELSELQLRLLALQSASKKWQQKEQQVMKKSKDRITKAAQEKTSSSGPGATPPSRQRVTTRSASSSAAAAAATAAVDRNRTRSKPLERDRDRAKPGAKPPERDRERTSGLERERLRPSPKSRLRSQVEWVRTPGSPYMTKKISPAVRTGSAAKQAFRKQQLRTWKWKLQQQREQEENRRLEEEERRKREEEIRRIRDLSNQDEQYNRFMKLVGGKTRTRSKSRDREHRKSTGKQGLDTSGNLYQYDNYDEVAMDTDSETNSPVPSPTPNPFAVEDPGCFPPMPVYLSGSTQFGMDFPQSFSSPMLSGLPPPPPPLPPPPDEQEPPPKPPFADEEEEEEMLLRETCLMSMANKRVAAAEDKTSSGPPSPSSQPAAGVQQPPRGNLSTVSLNTVPQPRTNKFTRGHHVPRAPLVLPRHKSVVVSLNDSDDSDSDMDACSSTQAVFGGLEFMIKEARRTVEAAKPKGASGSEKENNPVRTPEALPEAKKAEYRLLKEEIASREKQKMLNSHSSRSSASPVFSDSVIDSLAKSSAELKLTEAEQKLTKHRELLQRDEAVLRHLLQQELKKRDSLKAAVAKMAKLKEQLQASEKIVIANRTLLKKLQEQVLRVEHRVSTKKTIAVKLEQELAQAQMAVGKGTKRRQDSNQAMSSKIQRLDGAPSGSGRHFAELIAQKQRLQQLESEYALKIQKLKETQALRNKGVALEVPPEPLSQTATPCEAQNQLPPVSSPFPLPQPSLHDLTQDKLTLDSEDIAEADESESTCAPAPATKGTRRHSFRQSNSFTKPNLEQVTATPAKDNNTAKPAKSLTNPKGPAPPAEMFAGLDVDALKQRYQQQARLGELLLRELSKVGENVENVAVGKVLSVEVDAATTQTGNTDLKPVPFGPYHSPLLVFRSYRFSPYYRTKEKLSLSSVTYSNTIEPKKCFCRFDLMGTCNDDDCQWQHMRNCTLTGNQLFQDILSYNLPLISCSESSSDGDISAATEKYIKKLFGTNKDRMGIDQKAVLLVSKVNESKRHVPPYTTWKDRRRWKPKPSAQTSLSPDDDSEAEMAAENVTLRRSADNSSTTPLSALDVCVTSEDKRYFISETDDISNLEMSVLESPCDTQLWIKLAFRYLNQNDTSAAECLEAALNTLSRALESNCDNPEVWSHYLSLFSRRGSREEVQEMCEMAVEHAPDYHVWWNYLNLESSFDRKDNVSERLLEYLLNEASSGVTDKLSFQLMEALLYRVQLNLLTGRMENTLVILQNALKSAYDRSIADHLTPRDRALVWLSYIHLTEFDRLPSSLYDPADSGPSRLVSREPFLLPWKTPQDISTPLDILIALFEDAINHCIDDTLSQSERTLACLPLHTNLILLNKILEKFDEGILLCESLLEFCPESCILRDALADLHIGKGDGGQAVSMWLHALAECPNNAEVFYHSCKFLMAQDKSSAVVPLFRGFILSLCEDEQGQRKPVDVLRHILGFPTEELLQGPIIKKEFQEQLGQHMPYLHLVHCCWQWLHGSVEDTVDAFERALGSPMQLEELHKLWMDYLVFSSSQQASAPNKSQPKLFSDLVQRCLSTVPSRLEVPFNPAEFWSSYNFHNKVVTFYLSCLPPSQHALVLERLRYAMPNNTVLGLRLLHQEWQDGNIEHLKFQARMLSSNAPKCLANWKIAIAVERELKERSEVRLLYQQALQNLPLCAALWKDVICPLQFLLTLITCKHITRVCFGHRSFFFRTSACLILLLKYKNKMFMVNNGFHIEIM, encoded by the exons ATGGAGAGAAAATCTGGAAATCGCTCTCCAACAGAAGAGGGTGAGCTCGAAGACGGGGAGATCTGCGACGATGAAACCGAGGAGAGTGTGCCGATCCGGCTGGGGGATGGTAGCAGGCCCGGCGGCGGAGTTTCTCTGCGGACGCGAAAACCACACCAACATCCGCGTAATATGCCACCACATATCGGTCACCAGCCGCAAGATTTCCGGCTGCTAATGCCTTTCAACCTCGGACCTCTCGTACACGGTCCTTTCCCCCCGAGCCACAGGCATAGCGGGCCCGACCGGCCTCCATCTCCTCCGCCGCCGCTGCTGCCACTACCACTCACGCCGCCACCGGGGCTCGTTCCTCACGGGGAGCCGAGCCCACGGTCCAACTTCTGGGAGCGGAGCCACGGCGCGCTGGGGAGGTTTAGGCACCGGGCCATGCCCAACGGTGGACGCGGGGAATGGAACCGAGGGAACCGGGGTGAAGGGAACACCAGAGGTCTCCTCGGTCGTTATGGGCCCGGAGAGATTCACGGCAACAAGAAAGACTCTCCCTCGAGAAAAC AGAAGCCACTGGGAAGGAATCAGTCAAGAAAACCTGCTTACAATGTTGCCAAATCAGAAAACAGTGTTGATGAGTCCTTCGAGGACTTGCTGTCAAAGTATAAGCAGATTCAGCTTGAACTGGAATGCATCCGCAAAGAGGAAACCATGGCTCTGGAGCCCAAAGTTTCCCCAGCGAGAGACGTGACCCCAGATAACACTACAAGTGTCGGGGAAACAAAACCTGAAACGGTTTGTGTTCAAAGTCCGGCAGGCACAGAAGAGATAGGAGAGCtggaaaaggaagagaaaaaagtcTTCCAGGCGTTCAACATCAAGCCCCTTCGTCAGAAAATTCCCATTCCTCCGAATCTAGATGAGCTGAAGAAGAAATGGGCCGAACAGAATGATACCACAGATGGCGAAAAGGAGG GCGAAGAGGAAAGAACAACAGAAGAAGGTacacaaacagaccaaaaaattgaTAAAGAGGGAGAGGAGACAGCAGCCAAGATGACTTGTTCTTGCTGCAGTGAGGAAACAGAGAAGGATGAGACGGGGAAAGTCAAAAAGGCCTGTACCTGTCGGAGAGGGTCGTCAGCTTCCAGCGAGGAGTCTCCTACCTCTCCAGACAAG CCGGTGctgaaggtggaggaggaggagctgtcgGAGCTGCAGCTGCGTCTCCTAGCCCTGCAGTCAGCCAGCAAAAAATGGCAACAGAAGGAACAGCAGGtgatgaagaaaagtaaagaccGGATCACTAAAGCTGCCCAGGAGAAGACCTCCAGCTCTGGCCCAGGTGCCACTCCACCCAGCAGACAGAGGGTCACGACCCGGTCTGCCTCCTCCTCCGCTGCCGccgctgctgctactgctgctgtggACAGGAACCGAACTCGGTCCAAGCCTCTGGAGAGGGACAGGGACAGGGCCAAGCCTGGGGCCAAACCTCCggagagggacagagagaggaCGAGCGGGCTGGAACGGGAAAGGCTGAGGCCAAGCCCTAAATCCAGACTCAGATCACAAGTGGAGTGGGTGAGGACTCCAGGATCACCCTACATGACCAAGAAGATCAGCCCAG CTGTTCGCACAGGGTCTGCCGCCAAGCAAGCGTTCAGGAAGCAACAGCTGCGGACGTGGAAATGGAAGCTGCAGCAGCAACGGGAGCAGGAGGAGAACCGACGtctggaggaggaggaacgccgaaAACGCGAGGAGGAGATCCGCAGAATTCGTGACCTGTCAAACCAGGATGAGCAGTACAACCGCTTCATGAAATTGGTGGGAGGCAAGACACGAACACGCAGTAAG TCCAGGGATCGAGAACACAGGAAATCAACAGGCAAACAAGGCCTGGACACCTCAGGGAACCTGTACCAGTATGACAACTATGACGAGGTGGCAATGGACACAGACAGTGAAACCAACTCACCAG tTCCTTCACCAACGCCCAATCCTTTTGCTGTGGAGGATCCAGGATGTTTTCCTCCAATGCCCGTCTATTTGTCAGGCTCTACTCAATTTGGAATG GATTTCCCTCAGTCGTTCTCTTCTCCCATGCTGTCTGGTCTTCCTCCACCACCACCGCCCCTCCCCCCACCTCCGGATGAACAGGAACCCCCTCCAAAGCCGCCGTTTgctgatgaagaagaggaagaggagatgcTGCTCAGGGAGACTTGTCTTATGTCTATGGCCAACAAGCGAGTGGCTGCAGCCGAG GATAAGACCTCCAGCGGGCCTCCTTCTCCGAGCTCTCAGCCAGCAGCAGGTGTCCAGCAGCCACCCAGAGGAAATCTCAGCACCGTCAGCCTCAACACTGTGCCCCAACCTCGGACCAACAAGTTCACCAGAGGCCATCATGTCCCCAGAGCTCCTCTAGTG CTGCCCCGACATAAATCAGTGGTGGTGTCGCTCAATGATTCAGATGACAGTGACTCCGACATGGACGCCTGCAGCTCCACCCAGGCGGTGTTTGGAGGACTGGAGTTCATGATCAAAGAAGCCCGGAGGACAGTCGAA GCAGCAAAGCCAAAGGGAGCATCAGGATCAGAGAAGGAGAACAATCCTGTTAGAACTCCAGAAGCTCTACCTGAAGCCAAGAAGGCAGAGTACCGCCTGCTTAAAGAGGAGATCGCCAG CAGGGAGAAGCAGAAGATGTTGAACAGTCACAGCTCTCGGAGCTCCgcttctccagttttctctgattctgtTATCGACTCATTGGCAAAATCGTCCGCTGAGTTGAAGTTGACTGAAGCAGAGCAGAAACTGACCAAACACAG AGAGCTGCTGCAGAGAGACGAGGCCGTCCTGAGGCATCTGCTCCAACAGGAGCTGAAGAAGAGAGACTCTCTGAAGGCGGCTGTGGCCAAGATGGCTAAGCTAAAAGAACAGCTGCAGGCGTCTGAGAAGATTGTCATTGCAAACAGGACACTGCTTAAGAAACTGCAGGAGCAG GTGCTTCGTGTCGAACATCGTGTGTCTACTAAGAAGACGATAGCAGTGAAGCTGGAGCAGGAACTGGCTCAAGCCCAGATGGCCGTCGGCAAAGGAACGAAACGACGACAAGACTCCAACCAGGCCATG TCCAGTAAGATACAACGATTGGACGGAGCTCCCAGTGGCTCTGGGCGTCACTTTGCAGAATTGATCGCTCAGAAGCAACGGCTGCAGCAACTAGAGTCAGAGTACGCCCTCAAGATCCAGAAGCTGAAAGAGACCCAAGCCCTGCGCAACAAAGGAGTCGCACTGGAGGTGCCCCCAGAACCGCTTTCACAAACCGCCACCCCCTGTGAGGCACAGAACCAGCTGCCACCGGTCTCCAGCCCCTTCCCACTGCCCCAGCCTTCCCTACATGACCTCACACAAGACAAGCTAACCCTCGACAGCGAAGACATCGCAGAGGCCGACGAATCCGAATCTACGTGTGCCCCTGCCCCCGCCACTAAAGGCACCCGTCGCCACTCCTTCCGCCAGTCAAACTCCTTCACCAAACCAAATCTTGAACAAGTGACTGCAACTCCAGCTAAAGACAACAACACTGCCAAACCTGCCAAGTCTTTAACCAACCCTAAAGGACCTGCCCCACCTGCGGAGATGTTTGCAGGCCTAGATGTGGATGCCTTGAAACAGAGATACCAGCAGCAAGCCCGACTAGGAGAGCTGCTACTGAGGGAGCTGTCAAAAGTGGGAGAAAACGTTGAGAACGTTGCAGTTGGAAAG GTTCTTTCAGTGGAGGTGGATGCAGCTACAactcaaacaggaaacacagactTAAAGCCTGTTCCCTTTGGACCCTATCACAGCCCTCTCCTGGTCTTTAGATCATACAG GTTCAGTCCATATTACAGGACTAAGGAGAAGTTATCACTGAGCTCTGTAACATACAGCAACACCATAGAACCAAAAAAGTGTTTCTGCCGGTTTGACCTGATGGGCACCTGCAATGACGATGACTGCCAATG GCAGCATATGAGGAATTGCACTTTGACTGGAAATCAGCTTTTCCAGGATATTCTCTCGTACAATCTGCCCCTGATCAGCTGTTCTGAGAGCAGCTCAGACGGGGACATCAGTGCTGCTACAG aaaagTATATCAAGAAGCTTTTTGGCACAAATAAGGACCGTATGGGTATTGATCAGAAGGCTGTACTCCTTGTGAGCAAAGTGAATGAAAGCAAACGACACG TCCCACCCTACACCACCTGGAAGGACAGGAGGAGGTGGAAGCCAAAGCCATCAGCTCAGACCAGCCTCAGTCCTGATGATGACAGTGAGGCTGAGATGGCAGCTGAAAACGTTACACTAAGAAGAAGTG CAGATAATAGTTCCACTACGCCTCTGTCTGCGTTGGATGTTTGTGTCACATCAGAGGACAAGCGCTATTTCATCAGTGAGACAGACGACATATCAAACCTTGAGATGAGTGTACTGGAAAGCCCCTGTGACACTCAGCTTTGGATCAAATTAGCCTTCAGATACCTCAATCAAAATGACAC CTCTGCGGCAGAGTGTTTAGAAGCTGCCCTGAACACATTGTCTCGAGCTTTGGAAAGCAACTGCGACAACCCAGAGGTGTGGAGCCACTACCTGTCTCTATTCTCCAGGCGAGGCAGCAGGGAGGAGGTCCAGGAAATGTGTGAGATGGCGGTGGAGCATGCACCTGACTACCACGTATGGTGGAAT TATCTGAACCTGGAAAGCTCTTTTGATAGAAAGGACAACGTGTCTGAACGCCTACTTGAGTATCTCCTCAACGAAGCATCATCTGGTGTCACAGATAAACTTTCCTTCCAGCTGATGGAGGCTTTGCTCTACAGAGTACAACTCAACCTGCTCACAGGCAGGATGGAGAACACTCTGGTCATTTTGCAG AATGCATTAAAATCAGCCTACGACAGGAGCATTGCAGACCACCTGACCCCAAGAGACCGGGCCCTGGTGTGGCTCTCTTACATTCACCTGACGGAGTTCGACCGTCTGCCGTCCAGCCTGTATGACCCAGCTGACTCCGGACCGTCCAGACTTGTCAGCAGAGAGCCTTTCCTGCTCCCCTGGAAAACGCCACAGGACATCAGCACTCCACTCGATATCCTGATCGCACTATTTGAAG ATGCCATCAATCATTGCATCGATGACACTTTGTCGCAGAGTGAGAGGACACTGGCCTGCCTTCCTCTTCACACAAACCTCATCCTCCTCAATAAAATCCTGGAGAA GTTTGATGAGGGCATCCTGCTGTGTGAGTCTCTGCTGGAGTTTTGTCCTGAGTCGTGCATCCTACGAGATGCTCTGGCCGACCTCCATATCGGAAAGGGAGATGGCGGTCAGGCAGTCAGCATGTGGCTTCACGCCCTGGCTGAATGTCCCAACAACGCTGAGGTCTTCTATCATTCTTGCAAGTTCCTCATGGCTCAG GACAAGTCGAGTGCTGTCGTCCCTCTGTTTCGAGGGTTCATCCTGTCCCTTTGTGAAGACGAACAGGGTCAGAGGAAGCCTGTGGATGTATTGCG acACATCCTGGGCTTTCCCACTGAAGAGCTGCTCCAAGGCCCCATCATTAAGAAGGAGTTCCAGGAGCAGCTTGGCCAGCATATGCCGTACCTCCATCTGGTTCACTG ttgctGGCAATGGCTGCACGGTTCCGTTGAGGACACGGTGGATGCCTTTGAGCGAGCGCTGGGATCACCGATGCAGCTGGAAGAGCTTCATAAACTCTGGATGGA tTATCTGGTGTTCAGCAGCAGTCAGCAGGCCTCTGCTCCAAACAAaagtcaacccaaactgttctCAGATCTGGTCCAGCGCTGTCTGAGTACCGTCCCGTCTCGGTTGGAGGTGCCTTTCAACCCAGCAGAATTCTGGAGCTCTTACAACTTCCACAACAAG GTGGTGACTTTTTACCTGAGCTGTCTGCCGCCGTCCCAACATGCACTTGTCCTGGAGAGACTACGATACGCGATGCCTAACAACACCGTGCTTGGCCTGAG GTTGCTGCACCAAGAGTGGCAGGATGGGAACATTGAACATCTGAAATTCCAGGCCAGGATGTTGAGCAGTAACGCTCCCAAGTGTTTGGCCAACTGGAAAAT